The window GGCTTGAGACTCTGGCCTTGGGAGGCTGGTTTTCCtcacaaccaaccaaccaaccaacacaAACAGCAGCCCTCTGGCCCTCTGGGCAGCTGGTGTCCCTGGtcccctggagggggaggggctcggAAGGCCGCGTGTCCTCTGCCCTGAGGAGCGAGAGGAGGGGTCCAAGGGGCAGCCGGCAGGTGCCCCAACTCTAGGTCAGGCCCCCAGCCCGCTCCACCCCCAGGTCCAGAGGAGGTGAGAGCTCCGTCCTTTCTGAgcctgccctgtgccctgtgaccgtcccctcccctgccctgccctgccctcgtCCCTGGGAGTCCTGGCGCTCCCCGCGAGCCTGGCGCCCACCTACCGCTGCAGGAGTTTGAGAATGCCGAGGGGGAAGAGTACGCAGCAGGCTTCTCGGCACAGGGCTCCCCTGCCTCAGGGGCTCCGAACGGGCCAGACGTGTACGTCCTGCCACTCACCGAGGTCTCCCTGCCCATGGCCAAGCAGCCGGGGCGCTCAGGTGAGTGAGCCCCCCAGTAGGCCCAGCTGGTGTGCAGAAGGTGCGACTCGGGCCTCAGCAGccggtgtcccccccccccccccgggcgggGGTGGCAAAGGGCTGGCGTGTGCCCCCTTCTGCTGGGACCGGGGGCGCCACGGGCAGGCCTGGGTCAGCCTGCCGGCCAGCTCCCCACCTGGGGGCTGCTGTGCGAAGGGGTGGCCACGGGGTTGAGGGACCTGTTGCCCTGGTCCTGGGATGGGCTGCCCgtgtgcagggaggaggggctcCTCTGCTGTCCCTGGACGCTTGACCCCAGACCACCCCCTCAGCTCCGGCTGGCCACGCCGGCACATGGGCCCCATTGTGCCCAGTGGGTGGGGCCCACCCACTCGGGGAGGAGGGGCTCTTTGGGGCTCCCTCTGTGGGCGGGGCTGTGAATGGGCCTTTTACTCAggccttgggggtggggcaggtgcagGCAGGGGCCTCCTCCCATAGTAGCTTCCTTGCCTGGCCTCCTGTTTGTTCCCCACCCTGGGGTCTCCCCACCAGGGTGACCACCCACAGGGCCGATGTGGGCCCGAGCTTGCGAGGTTATAGGTCAGCATCCAAGCTGGGCTTTGAACCTGCCTGCTGGAGGCCGTCCCTGTGGAAGCCCCCAAGTGTGTCTGGAGCCTGGGGTGGGAGACGGTCCCTGGCTTCATTGGGTTCCATGGCAGCCTGATCTCAAGTCGTCTCCCTGGAGCCTCCTAGGCAAGGCCGGTGCCCACCCCAGCTCCTCCAGGGGCACCTTGGGAAGGCTGTcaggccccggggtgggggtgggggggggaaggggacagcCTGTTGCTGTGGTCATGAGCTAGCCCACCCCACCCGCTCTGTTCCACACCTTCCCAGGCCCGTGACCCTGAAGCCCAGACTTCATCAAGGGCTGCGGGCCCCCAAGGCACTGGTCTGGGTCCTCAGCCCGAGGGCCCAGGGTTCCATGGGTATCACCACCTCCACCCCTCCGAGCCGGAGTCAGGCAGGAGCCAGGGCCTGGGGCTCAAAGGCATGTGCACATCTGTTGACTGGCCCAAATCAACACCCCATGAAACCCTGAAGGTAGACACCCTGCTGTAGGAGGCCCCCCCGACCTTCCTGGGTGACCGTGGGGCCCTCTGAGCCTGTGCTGACCCTAGACACTGTAACTGGTGGGGGAGCCAAGGGTCATCCTAGGGGACACTCCCTTCCCCCCCATGCCTGGGCCTGTCACCTGCAAGCAGTGTCGGGGACCTTGAAGAATCTTTGAGACTTGGCTTCTCCCACCCCTCAGGGGACTGTCCCCGAGGGTGGGGGGCCGGGGCGTAGGAGCGAGCGGCCACCGCCGGCTTTCTCCATTTCTGTAGCTCACGTGTAGTTCTGTAGGGTTCCCTGTCCCTGGGGACGGGAGAGACTTCAGGTGATGCCGGGGTCAAGGGCTAAAACCCTGAGTAACAGGTATCACCTGGACCTGGAGAATGTGGAGGAGCCCGCAGGCTGGGGCCCGGGAGCCCCGAGACTCGGGGCCCGTGCAACCCCCACCCTCACTTCTGCTCAGCATCAAGGTCAATATTCCCTGggagcagccccccacccccgaggctCTCCTGGCATCCCAGGCCCAGCCCTGTCCCCTGGGCCCTCAGGACAGCTGGCGTGGGAGCAGAATTCGGGGAATCCCTTGGGGCACAGGGCACGAGTGGGTTCAGCAGCCCTGGCCCTTCCTCTGGGGCCCCCACTGACCCTTCCTCCCTACTGACCTCACCCAGCACAGCCTGTAGGAGAATGGGCCCTGTGTGCTCCGTACAGGGCTGTGCCAAGCAGACCCCAACAAAGGAGCCTTTGGTGTGCCTGGTGCTGGAATGCCAGCCtgtggcaggggtgaggggacgGGCTGCTCCGGGGCCCTCCTCCCCACGGGCTGGGCCCCGGCCACACTGCCTGCCTGGCATTGCCTGTGAGCCCGTCCTGGCTCCAGGCCCTGCTGTCTTCAGCCTGGCTCGTCCCGGTGGCCTAGGGGCACAGCCTTTGCAGACCCAGGAGAAAGATGCCCGGACGTGACTTGGAGGTCTGCAGCTCCCCTGGGAGGCAGGCACCCTGTTCTTGGTGGCGGCCCCCAGCTGCAGCCCCGGCTCTGGGGGTCTCAGGGCAGCTCCCCAGAAAAGGCCAAGTGGACAACCCCTGAAGGGGCCGCCGGGTGAGGGAAGATCGGGGCAGTGACTGCCTGAGCTGGGGtccctgagccccccacccccacccccaccctgttaTAGTGCAGCTGCTCAAGTCCACAGACCTGGGCCGTCACAGCCTCTTGTACCTGGAGGAGGTTGGCCACGGCTGGTTCGGGAAGGTGAGTTGCTgaccctggggtggggtgggggagaggggctgaccCCGTGGGCCCCTCTCTCCCCTggcaggcagaggggcagggtggaggcCTGCTTCTCCTGGGAGCCACCCCAGCCCTGGGGTCCCCtcccggcggggggggggagccctGCTGTCAGATGCCGGGAGGTACTTCtgagaggcgggggtgggggggggcagcgtCTCAGTCCTGGCTTCTCCCTGATCCCCAGCCCGGGTGGGGCAGCAACAggtccctcttcctccctgcagACCCCCAGAGAGCTGAGGACAGCTGGGGGGCTTGGGGTGACCACCAAGAGCAAATGTTTCAGCTGGGAGGGTCCACCCAGGAGGGGCCCAGAAGCCCTTTTGCAGATGAGCGTAACGAGGCTTCCGGGCTCGGGttcaaggggagagaggaagagcagggaCTGGAGGCAGAGCCCGGGGGGCCGTGGTgacgcccccgcccccacaggtGTTCCTGGGGGAGGTGAACTCGGGCATCAGCAGCACCCAGGTGGTGGTGAAGGAGTTGAAGGCCAGCGCCAGCGTGCAGGAGCAGACGCAGTTCCTGGAGGAGGCTCAGCCCTACAGGTGGGCGGCCCCCGGGGCcggctggggcggggaggggggggctgggggcacgGGGCGCCGGGCCCCCGTGGACAAAGccgagctctgtgctgtccctgctcctcccccacccctgcagagccagcccccttccccgcccgcccgccccctcctgccctgaGTTCGAGTCAGGGGGGCAGCCTGTTGGCTCCCGCAGGGCCCTGCAGCACAGCAATCTGCTTCAGTGCCTGGCGCAGTGCGCGGAGGTGACCCCCTACCTGCTGGTGATGGAGTTCTGCCCCATGGTGAGTCCCCGCTGCCTGGCCCTCCAGCCCCTCCGCCCCGAGCTTCTGTCCAGGATGTTTAGGAGGGCTCAGCCTCCCCACAGAGGAGGCTTTGCTGAGCTGGGgacccctcctcaccctcccgtATGTTCCCCCGGAGGTGGGCTCTCTGGGGCAGAGGCacctgcagaggggaggggggctccaGGTCACTAGGAGGGTGGCTGCTGGGTCTGGGGCGGGCCCAGCCGCCTGTCCTGCTGAGTTGAGCCAGTTTCCCGAGTCCCGCTTACCTCACCGGCGTGTTCTCCCGCCCGTGACTGCCTGCACGATGCCCCCAGGGCCCCTTCCCCCCAGACAGCTCTGCACCTGCTCTGAGCGGCCCTCGGCACACATGGGTCCCTGCAGCGTGCAGGCCCCCACTGTCTGGTTTCTGGACCCCTGGCGGTAGCCGTGACCCCCCGGGGCTCCCCCAGCACAGCTGGGCCCTCCTCAGGGATTTGCCAGCTGACCCTCCGGTCGCCTGCCCTGTGTTCGCACCCGGCTGGGCGTCACTGATCAGATGGCCTGTGTGCCGCTTGCCAGCAGTGAGGTGGCGAGCCTATGGGCCCTGATAGTCTGCACACGGGACGTGGTCCTCCCGGCCCCGCAGGGTTGCCTGGGTCTGCAGGGACAGTGGGGAAAGCCCCCTCTGACTGTGGGGTTGTCCTACTGAGAGCCGGCCACTAGGGGGCGGGTTTGGTGGCTCCTCTGGGTAGCTGCACCCCCACGTAGTCCGCAGGCCCCGGGCGGGAGGGGCTGGGCGGAGGGCTGGGCGGTGACAGTGCTGCCCCTCTCGGCAGGGGGACCTCAAGGGCTACCTGCGAAGCTGCCGGCTGGCGGAGTCCATGGCGCCCGATCCCCTGACCCTGCAGCGCATGGCCTGCGAGGTGGCCTGTGGCGTCCTGCACCTGCATCGCAACAACTATGTGCACAGGTGAGGGGGTGCGGGGCTGGCGGCTCTCCGGGGGGTCCCCCTGAGCTCTCTGTGcggcctctgcccctgcctcggGGCTTCAGCCTCTAGGGACCATTGTGCCAAGGAATCTGGTTAAAGAAAAACCACCAGAGAGGGTGTGGGGAGGTGGATGCTTGCTTCTGCAGGGGGGCCGGCCGGCCTGGGCAGCACCCGGGGGGGCCCAAGGCCCATCCTCTGTCTCCAGGGGGTCAGAGCCACCACACTGGCCCTGCTGGCCTCTGTCTCCCTTAGaccccggtgggggggggggggggatggctctgtcctgcttccctccctggtCCTGGAAGTCGGAGGGGTGGGCCAGGGTGCCCAGCGTAGGAGGATGTGCCCAGAAGAAGTGGTAACAGTCAAGCGGCAACCCCCAGCCCCGGACTCTGCCCAGGCCGTCCTCCCCAACAATGTCCCGGTGCTCCCGGACTCCGCACGGGCCGCCCTCCCCTACAATGTGCTGGTGCTCCCGGACTCTGCCCAGGCCGTCCTCCCCAACAATGTCCCGGTGCTCCCGGACTCCGCACGGGCCGCCCTCCCCTACAATGTGCTGGTGCTCCCGGACTCCGCACGGGCCGTCCTCCCCAACAATGTGCTGGTGCTCCCGGACTCTGCCCAGGCCGTCCTCCCCAACAATATCCTGGTGCTCCCGGACTCCGCACGGGCCGTCCTCCCCAACAATGTGCTGGTGCTCCCGGACTCTGCCCAGGCCGTCCTCCCCAACAATATCCTGGTGCTCCCGGACTCTGCCCGGGCCGTCCTCCCCAACAATGTGCCGGTGCTCCCGGACTCCGCCCGGGCCGTCCTCCCCAACAATATCCCGGTGCTCCCGGACTCTGCCCAGGCCGTCCTCCCCAACAATATCCCGGTGCTCCCGGACTCCGCACGGGCCGTCCTCCCCAACAATATCCCGGTGCTCCCGGACTCCGCCCAGGCCGTCCTCCCCAACAATATCCCGGTGCTCCCGGACTCCGCACGGGCCGCCCTCCCCTACAATGTGCTGGTGCTCCCGGACTCCGCCCAGGCCGTCCTCCCCAACAGTGTCCCGGTGCTCCCGGACTCCGCACGGGCCGCCCTCCCCTACAATGTGCTGGTGCTCCCGGACTCCGCCCAGGCCGTCCTCCCCAACAATGTGCCGGTGCTCCCGGACTCCGCCCGGGCCGTCCTCCCCAACAATATCCCGGTGCTCCCGGACTCTGCCCAGGCCGTCCTCCCCAACAATATCCTGGTGCTCCCGGACTCTGCCCGGGCCGTCCTCCCCAACAATATCCCGGTGCTCCCGGACTCCGCACGGGCCGTCCTCCCCAACAATATCCCGGTGCTGAGTGATGACACATACAACTCCAGCATCAGTGATTTTGTTGAAGAGGGCAGCTGCCAGCCTCCTGACCTGCCCGCCGGGCccgcccagccccaggcccccgcACGGCCGACGGGCGCAGGCCTGTCTGTGGCCCTGGTGGACGCGCGCTGGCCCCATGCTTGCCCCAGTGCCTTGTGCCCCCAGACCCCCTGTGGCCACTCAGCGGGCAGGGCAGAAGCCCGCAGCCCAAGGCCACCCGGTGGGGGTACCGATGGGGCCGCAGGCGGTCACTCCCTGCACCCACCTTGCCCTGGGCCGGAAACGGTGCCCAGCCCtgtgcgagcagggcaggggcaggatcCCCTGGGACACTcgggacctcagtttccctgccgCTGCCCGCCTCCTGGGGAGCTGAGGGTGAGGGCGTAGCGGGCGGGAAGGAAGCCTGCAGTGGCCCTGGCTGGCTCGTGCCCGGGACGGGTCAGCAGACGTTGAGCCGCTGGGGTCAGGAGAGGGGTCCGGTAACGGCGGGGCAGTGCCTTCACGAGGGCCCTGTGGCCCGCCCCGGCCCTTTCTGGGCCTCGCTTTCCTCGTCTGCATTGTAACATTCGAGGCCCTGTCCACGTGGACGCCCCGGGGAGCCCCGTGCTGGGTGAGGGACCCGGGGCTCGGGGCAGCGGGTGGATGGGCCGCCTCTCAGACGCCCCTTCCCACCGGCTCGCGGCGATGCCCTTGGCCACAAGCGGGCTGGCCCCTCAGCGCCCCGAGTGCCCCCAGCCCGGCGCTGCCGCTGACCCCCGCCCTTCTGCCCTCCCGCCCTCCAGTGACCTGGCCCTCAGGAACTGCCTGCTCGCGGCCGACCTGACGGTGAAAATCGGCGACTACGGCCTGTCCCACGGCAAATACAGAGTAAGCAGGCGGGGCcgcgcggggggtgggggtgggggtggggtcagggccGGCCGCCCAGCACCCTGGGGTGACCCTGGGCCCCGCACCTGCAGGAAGACTACTTTGTGACTGCCGACCAGCTGTGGGTACCGCTGCGCTGGATCGCGCCCGAGCTGGTGGACGAGGTGCACTGTAACCTGCTGGTGGTGGACCAGACCAAGGCCAGCAACGTGTGGTGAGCGGGGGTCCCGGGGGCGCGGCCGGGGCGTGCCCCCCCCCGCACTCAGTGCCCGCCCTCGTTCTGTCCCCCGCCATCACAGCTCACGGCTGCcaggccagggcccagggcccgCAGGCTCCAGCGGGTCGAGTCCTCTCCCGCCCCGTGCTGGAGGGGATGAGGGCCAGGAGAGCCATACGTGCGGTGACATGCTTCTCTGTCCCACTTCGTCACCCTGTAGGAGGTGGGGCTGCTGGGCCACCTGTCGCTTCCCGGTGCCAGTGGCCCatggccccgccccaccccaggccccgcTGACGCCCACAGACATCAGGGTTAGAGCGAGCGTGCAGGTTGGAAGGCCCGCTGGGAGCGGCAGCAGGTGCCGAGTGCCCTCCGTGGAGGGGCCGGTGATCTCCCACGACCGCCGTGTGGAGGCACCGCCCATCCTCAGCACCTGCACCAAGTGGGGCACAGACTCAGTCCTGCAGCCTCCAGACGCTCCTCTGTGGGGATCCCTGTGCCtgaccagcccctcccccaacccccactccccGGGCCTGCctgtcctccctctgctcctagCGAGCCCTCAGGGCCTGGATCCACagacccaccctccctcctgagCATCCCTGAGTCACTTAACTGCAGCCCATCAGCCACTCCGTTCCATCACCGATCTCCCCAACCTGCCTACCCTGCCGCACGCTGACTGGGGTCTCTTAGATGGTTCTGGGCCGGGCCCCCTGACTTCTTTGTTGCCAGCTTTGTTCTGTTCCTCAGGTTCCCGGTCTCCCGGGACGGCCCGGGGCCCCAAGGAGCTGGGGGAAGTATACCAGAAGGAACCCAGTCGCCTTCTCAGAGCCCTGCCTGTCCCCCGGGCCCACTCCTGCCGGGCTGGGGCACACCTAGACTCGCCCCTCCCTCGTTCTAGCCCCCAGTGGCACCCAAGGGCTGGAAGCTTctccaggcccccacccccacccccggaacaGTGTCTGGCCTTCACCGCAGCAAGGGAACGAGCACACAAAGGAATAGACTTGAGTTTGTGGAAAGAccagtgtggtttttatttgcccaggtgccctggacaCAGGCTTGGGCCTGGCCGGGTGGCATGTCCTGCCAGTTAACTGAAGAAAAGTGCTGTCCTTAGGACGCTGGGGTGGTGACAGGAGCTGCCCTGTGGTGCCCACGGCTCTGAGATCCCACGCAGCCTTGCCGTGGCCAGCCACGCCGGCCCCCTCTGATGGTCCTTGCCTCCGCAGGTCCCTGGGCGTGACCATCTGGGAGCTCTTTGAGCTGGGCGCACAGCCCTACCCCCACCACTCCGACCGGCAGGTGCTGGCCTACGCAGTCCGGGAGCAGCAGCTGAAGCTCCCCAAGCCCCAGCTGCAGCTGACGCTGTCTGACCGCTGGTGAGGACCCTGTGACGCCAGGCTGGGCAGTGTGTCCCCGTAGGAAGGTCAAGACCACGGAGGGTGCTCTGAGTGTGAGCGCCTGGGTTTCCAGCCCCCGCTGGCTCTCCCCTCCAGGCCCCATCCTGAGCCCACAAAGAAAGGAGCCTTTTCAACCAAAACTCAAACTCACCTGcagccggggcgggggtggggggtggtgcacTCACGGAAAAGTGCTTCGGCCCCCAAACCTCTGGGCCCACCTTGGGAGAGCTGGTGCTCTTGTAATGAGCTTGGAAGTTCTCTTCAACGTCCTTGGAGAACTCTGAGTACGAGGAGAGGCCCCCAGACTTTTCGCGCGGAGGGCCGATCTGCTCTTCTGCAGGGAAGTGGGGTCCTGGCAGGGCGGTGCCCCGGGTGCGGGGTGGGCAGGGACCCCTGGGCAGGGGCTGAgccccaggcctccctgcccGCAGGTACGAGGTGATGCAGTTCTGCTGGCTGCAGCCTGAACAGCGGCCCACGGCCGAGGAGGTGCACCTGCTGCTGTCCTACCTCTGTGCCAAGGGCGCCACTGAGGCGGAGGAAGAATTTGAGCGGCGCTGGCGCTCGCTGCGGCCGGGCGGGGGTGGcgcaggccctgggctggcaggCCTGGCTCTGGGGGGCGCGGGCGAGCTGGCCTCCGCCTCGTCCTTCCCGCTGCTGGAGCAGTTCGCAGGCGACGGCTTCCACGCGGACGGGGACGACGTGCTGACGGTGACCGAGACGAGTCGCGGCCTCAACTTCGAGTACAAGTGGGAAGCGGGCCGCGGCGCCGAGGCCTTCCCACCCCCCGGGGCTGCAGCGAGCCCTAGCCGCACCGCTTGCCTGCAGGAGCTGTGTGCCGCTGACGGTGCGCCCCCGGGCGTGGTGCCTGTGCTCAGCGCGCACAGCCCCTCGGTGGGCAGCGAGTACTTCATCCGGCTGGAGGAGCCGACGCCCGCCGCCGGCCACGACCCTGACTGCGCCGGCTGCACCCTCAGCCCCCATGCCGTGGACCTGCTCCCCGATGGTGGTGACCAGGACAAGGACTCGGAGGGCAGCGCGGCCGCCTCGTTGGCCATGGAGCCCCTGCTGGGCCATGTGCCGCCCCCCGAGGGGTCCTGGGGCCGCTGTGACTACTACCTGCATGGGAGCTGTGCCCGGGAACCGTCCTGTCCTCTGAGCTCGCCTTCACCCGGGACCCTCGTGCTGGCGGAGCCCAGGGAGGAGGACGCCGACTGGGGCACAGCTGCCTTCTGCCCACCCTTCTTGGAGGACCCAGTGGGCACGTCCCCCTCGGGCAGGGAGGAGATGGGGGCCACCGAGGCCTGCAGGGCCGCCCAGCCCAGACACTGGAGCTCCAACGTGTCCGCCAACAACAACAGTGGCAGCCGAGCACCAGGCGCCTGGGACCCGGGACACGTGGCTGGCTGCATGGGCTGCTGCCCTGGCCCAGAGCACACCTTACGGGCTGCCCCTGAGCTAGGCGCTCCCCTGGCCCTAGAGGACCCCACAGAGCCTCTCCTTGGGTCAAAGGGGGCCTCCTCTGGCCAGGAGCTGGGCCGCTGCTTTGGCCTTCCTCGTCTGTGTCCTGCTGAGGGCCTGGCACCGGCCATCTGCCTGGTGACATCCTCCCGGACACGGGCAGCCATTAGCCAGGCTGACAGCCCCCAGATGGAGCCCAGGCTTGCTGAGGAAGCTGAGGGCTCTGCCAGACCTCAGCTACCCCTTCCCTCTGTCCCAGCCCCATCCCAAGAGGGAGCCCTGCTTCCTGCCGAGGCGGCCAGTGCCCTCGACACCCTGCCCGCCTTGCCCACGCCTGCTGGCAGCTGGGAGACTGCCACTGAGGCAGCCCAGACCCCAGACAGCTACCGGGTTTCCCCTGAGCCGGGGGCGCCAGTCAGTGAGGAAGAGGACATGACAGAGGCCACTTCTGGTGTCTTCGCTGATTTGTCCAGCGACGGTCCACTGGCCGGGAAGCCAGACGTGACTCTGGCCTTCCGCTCTTTGCAGAAGCAGGCGGGGACCCCCGACTCTGGGGACTCCCTGGATATCCCACCTTCAGCCGGTGATGGTGGTGGCTGCGAGGCCTTCAGCCCATCAGGTATCGGCACTCCCGGCGGGCAGCCCCGAGCCCTGGACAGTGGCTATGACACAGAGAACTACGAGTCCCCTGAGTTTGTGCTCAAGGAGGCACACGAGCCATGTGAGCCCGAGGCCTGTGGGGAGCTGGTCTCCGAGGAGGAGAGCCCTGGGCCCGAGACTCAGCTCTCCACCTCTCTTGGTGGCCTTGGCCAGAAGAACCCCTACCGTGACTCAGCCTACTTTTCGGACCTGGATACAGAGCCTGACTGCACTTCGGGCCcccaggagaagggaggaggtgaCTTGACCTCCAGGCTAGAGCTGGACCTGGAGAGCTCTGGGCTGCGGGCCGCACAGCCCTCCCCTGAGTCTGGTGTGGCTGGGGGGACGCGAGGCACTGGTCCCAGAGAGGTGCTGCCGCTGCTGCCTGAGGACTTTTCTCCAGGGCCAAGTACATGCCCGGAGGGCCCCAGACCGGACCCTCCCtggccccagggccctgcccaAGGGCCTCCAGTGCCCAGCCCCGGGGGTTCCAAGATTTTCCTGCTGACCCCGGTCCCGCTGAGCTCAGAGAGCCACCTCCCTGAGCTCCAGGAGGCCCCAGTACTGCCGTCCGGACCCGCCCAGCCGGAACGGACAGGGAGCCCGGGTGCCCCCAGGACCCCACTCTGCCTGGCCCTGCCGGGACTGCCCGCAGCCCCGGAGGGCCGCtcggaggaggaagaggaggacagcGAGGAGAGCGATGAGTCGGATGAAGAGCTCCGCTGCTACAGCATCCAGGAGCCCAGCGAGGAGAGCGAGGAGGAGGCGCCTCCCGTGCCGGTGGTGGTGGCCGAGAGCCAGAGCGCGCGCAACCTGCGCAGTCTGCTCAAGATACCCAGCCTGTTGTCGGAGGCCTTCTGCGAGGACCTGGAGCGCAAGAAGAAAGCCGTGTCCTTCTTCGACGACGTCACCGTCTACCTCTTCGACCAGGTGCGCGGCCGGCCCCGGGCTCTGCGCGGGGGTGAGGGTCCCCTCccgcaccctccccccctcccgcgCGGGACGGGAGGCCGTGGGCGTGGCCGCTGCTGGCGCGGGAGCCACGTGCTGCTCTGCTCCTCCAGGAAAGCCCCACCCGGGAGCTCGGGGAACCCTTCCCTGGAGCCAAGGAGTCGTCCCCCGCGTTCCTGGCGGGCGGCCCCCGCTCCCCCAGCGCCCCCGGCCGGCCGCGGCGGGCAGACCGCTCCCCCGACGGCTCCGCGGCGGAAGAGGGTGAGCGGGGCGCTgggcgcggcgggggc of the Neofelis nebulosa isolate mNeoNeb1 chromosome 16, mNeoNeb1.pri, whole genome shotgun sequence genome contains:
- the AATK gene encoding serine/threonine-protein kinase LMTK1 isoform X1 → MPAALLALAMSSSFFNPSFAFSSHFDPDGAPLSELSWSSSLAVVAVSFSGLFTVIALMLACLCCKKGGIGFKEFENAEGEEYAAGFSAQGSPASGAPNGPDVYVLPLTEVSLPMAKQPGRSVQLLKSTDLGRHSLLYLEEVGHGWFGKVFLGEVNSGISSTQVVVKELKASASVQEQTQFLEEAQPYRASPLPRPPAPSCPEFESGGQPVGSRRALQHSNLLQCLAQCAEVTPYLLVMEFCPMGDLKGYLRSCRLAESMAPDPLTLQRMACEVACGVLHLHRNNYVHSDLALRNCLLAADLTVKIGDYGLSHGKYREDYFVTADQLWVPLRWIAPELVDEVHCNLLVVDQTKASNVWSLGVTIWELFELGAQPYPHHSDRQVLAYAVREQQLKLPKPQLQLTLSDRWYEVMQFCWLQPEQRPTAEEVHLLLSYLCAKGATEAEEEFERRWRSLRPGGGGAGPGLAGLALGGAGELASASSFPLLEQFAGDGFHADGDDVLTVTETSRGLNFEYKWEAGRGAEAFPPPGAAASPSRTACLQELCAADGAPPGVVPVLSAHSPSVGSEYFIRLEEPTPAAGHDPDCAGCTLSPHAVDLLPDGGDQDKDSEGSAAASLAMEPLLGHVPPPEGSWGRCDYYLHGSCAREPSCPLSSPSPGTLVLAEPREEDADWGTAAFCPPFLEDPVGTSPSGREEMGATEACRAAQPRHWSSNVSANNNSGSRAPGAWDPGHVAGCMGCCPGPEHTLRAAPELGAPLALEDPTEPLLGSKGASSGQELGRCFGLPRLCPAEGLAPAICLVTSSRTRAAISQADSPQMEPRLAEEAEGSARPQLPLPSVPAPSQEGALLPAEAASALDTLPALPTPAGSWETATEAAQTPDSYRVSPEPGAPVSEEEDMTEATSGVFADLSSDGPLAGKPDVTLAFRSLQKQAGTPDSGDSLDIPPSAGDGGGCEAFSPSGIGTPGGQPRALDSGYDTENYESPEFVLKEAHEPCEPEACGELVSEEESPGPETQLSTSLGGLGQKNPYRDSAYFSDLDTEPDCTSGPQEKGGGDLTSRLELDLESSGLRAAQPSPESGVAGGTRGTGPREVLPLLPEDFSPGPSTCPEGPRPDPPWPQGPAQGPPVPSPGGSKIFLLTPVPLSSESHLPELQEAPVLPSGPAQPERTGSPGAPRTPLCLALPGLPAAPEGRSEEEEEDSEESDESDEELRCYSIQEPSEESEEEAPPVPVVVAESQSARNLRSLLKIPSLLSEAFCEDLERKKKAVSFFDDVTVYLFDQESPTRELGEPFPGAKESSPAFLAGGPRSPSAPGRPRRADRSPDGSAAEEGGGLAWDDGFPPTPAPEAARPAPAAPPKQTAPGPFSRFTVSPAPASRFSITHVSDSDAGSVGGPVAGAGGSCKEA
- the AATK gene encoding serine/threonine-protein kinase LMTK1 isoform X3; amino-acid sequence: MPAALLALAMSSSFFNPSFAFSSHFDPDGAPLSELSWSSSLAVVAVSFSGLFTVIALMLACLCCKKGGIGFKEFENAEGEEYAAGFSAQGSPASGAPNGPDVYVLPLTEVSLPMAKQPGRSVQLLKSTDLGRHSLLYLEEVGHGWFGKVFLGEVNSGISSTQVVVKELKASASVQEQTQFLEEAQPYRALQHSNLLQCLAQCAEVTPYLLVMEFCPMGDLKGYLRSCRLAESMAPDPLTLQRMACEVACGVLHLHRNNYVHSDLALRNCLLAADLTVKIGDYGLSHGKYREDYFVTADQLWVPLRWIAPELVDEVHCNLLVVDQTKASNVWSLGVTIWELFELGAQPYPHHSDRQVLAYAVREQQLKLPKPQLQLTLSDRWYEVMQFCWLQPEQRPTAEEVHLLLSYLCAKGATEAEEEFERRWRSLRPGGGGAGPGLAGLALGGAGELASASSFPLLEQFAGDGFHADGDDVLTVTETSRGLNFEYKWEAGRGAEAFPPPGAAASPSRTACLQELCAADGAPPGVVPVLSAHSPSVGSEYFIRLEEPTPAAGHDPDCAGCTLSPHAVDLLPDGGDQDKDSEGSAAASLAMEPLLGHVPPPEGSWGRCDYYLHGSCAREPSCPLSSPSPGTLVLAEPREEDADWGTAAFCPPFLEDPVGTSPSGREEMGATEACRAAQPRHWSSNVSANNNSGSRAPGAWDPGHVAGCMGCCPGPEHTLRAAPELGAPLALEDPTEPLLGSKGASSGQELGRCFGLPRLCPAEGLAPAICLVTSSRTRAAISQADSPQMEPRLAEEAEGSARPQLPLPSVPAPSQEGALLPAEAASALDTLPALPTPAGSWETATEAAQTPDSYRVSPEPGAPVSEEEDMTEATSGVFADLSSDGPLAGKPDVTLAFRSLQKQAGTPDSGDSLDIPPSAGDGGGCEAFSPSGIGTPGGQPRALDSGYDTENYESPEFVLKEAHEPCEPEACGELVSEEESPGPETQLSTSLGGLGQKNPYRDSAYFSDLDTEPDCTSGPQEKGGGDLTSRLELDLESSGLRAAQPSPESGVAGGTRGTGPREVLPLLPEDFSPGPSTCPEGPRPDPPWPQGPAQGPPVPSPGGSKIFLLTPVPLSSESHLPELQEAPVLPSGPAQPERTGSPGAPRTPLCLALPGLPAAPEGRSEEEEEDSEESDESDEELRCYSIQEPSEESEEEAPPVPVVVAESQSARNLRSLLKIPSLLSEAFCEDLERKKKAVSFFDDVTVYLFDQESPTRELGEPFPGAKESSPAFLAGGPRSPSAPGRPRRADRSPDGSAAEEGGGLAWDDGFPPTPAPEAARPAPAAPPKQTAPGPFSRFTVSPAPASRFSITHVSDSDAGSVGGPVAGAGGSCKEA